The following coding sequences are from one Streptomyces sp. NBC_00536 window:
- a CDS encoding SPFH domain-containing protein, whose protein sequence is MQPIIIVLIILVILVFIALVKTIQVIPQASAAIVERFGRYTRTLNAGLNIVVPFIDSIRNRIDLREQVVPFPPQPVITQDNLVVNIDTVIYYQVTDARAATYEVASYIQAIEQLTVTTLRNIIGGMDLERTLTSREEINAALRGVLDEATGKWGIRVNRVELKAIEPPTSIQDSMEKQMRADRDKRAAILQAEGVRQSEILRAEGEKQSSILRAEGDAKAAALRAEGEAQAIRTVFESIHAGDADQKLLAYQYLQMLPKIAEGDANKLWIVPSEIGDALKGLSGAMGNFGPMGGGSGFNPQNTGKDGGNPGGKDAQDRREQPPID, encoded by the coding sequence ATGCAACCGATCATCATCGTTCTGATCATTCTGGTGATCCTCGTCTTCATCGCACTGGTCAAGACGATCCAGGTGATCCCGCAGGCCAGCGCGGCCATCGTCGAACGGTTCGGGCGCTACACCCGCACTCTCAACGCGGGCCTGAACATCGTCGTCCCGTTCATCGACTCGATCCGCAACCGGATCGACCTCCGCGAGCAGGTCGTCCCCTTCCCGCCGCAGCCGGTGATCACCCAGGACAACCTGGTCGTCAACATCGACACGGTCATCTACTACCAGGTGACCGACGCCCGGGCCGCGACGTACGAGGTGGCCAGCTACATCCAGGCCATCGAGCAGCTCACCGTCACCACCCTGCGCAACATCATCGGCGGCATGGACCTGGAGCGGACCCTCACCTCCCGCGAGGAGATCAACGCGGCCCTGCGCGGGGTCCTCGACGAGGCCACCGGCAAGTGGGGCATCCGCGTCAACCGCGTCGAGCTGAAGGCGATCGAGCCGCCGACCTCCATCCAGGACTCGATGGAGAAGCAGATGCGCGCCGACCGCGACAAGCGCGCCGCGATCCTCCAGGCCGAGGGTGTCCGCCAGTCCGAGATCCTGCGCGCCGAGGGCGAGAAGCAGTCCTCCATCCTGCGCGCCGAAGGTGACGCCAAGGCCGCCGCACTGCGCGCCGAGGGCGAGGCCCAGGCGATCCGTACGGTCTTCGAGTCCATCCACGCCGGAGACGCCGACCAGAAGCTCCTCGCCTACCAGTACCTCCAGATGCTCCCGAAGATCGCCGAGGGCGACGCCAACAAGCTCTGGATCGTGCCCAGCGAGATCGGCGATGCCCTCAAGGGCCTCTCCGGCGCCATGGGCAACTTCGGCCCCATGGGCGGCGGCTCGGGCTTCAACCCGCAGAACACCGGCAAGGACGGCGGCAACCCGGGCGGCAAGGACGCCCAGGACCGCCGCGAACAGCCCCCGATCGACTAG
- a CDS encoding HNH endonuclease, giving the protein MRDTLVLNASFEPLSTVTLNRAVVLVLQDKAVVEQSHPELRVRGATMDLPMPRVIRLCRYVRVPFRRHAPWSRRGVLARDQHRCAYCGKRATTVDHVVPRAQGGGDTWLNTVASCAVDNHRKAARTPEEAGMPLLRRPFVPSPADAMLLAMGAGVREELPQWLERIA; this is encoded by the coding sequence ATGCGGGACACGCTGGTGCTGAATGCGAGCTTCGAGCCGCTGTCGACAGTGACGCTGAACCGGGCGGTGGTCCTGGTGCTCCAGGACAAGGCCGTCGTCGAACAGTCGCATCCCGAACTCCGTGTGCGCGGGGCCACCATGGACCTTCCGATGCCCCGGGTGATCCGGCTGTGCAGGTATGTCAGGGTGCCCTTCCGAAGACATGCTCCCTGGTCACGGCGGGGTGTGCTGGCTCGTGACCAGCACCGGTGCGCTTACTGCGGGAAGCGCGCGACCACCGTGGACCACGTGGTGCCAAGGGCGCAGGGGGGTGGCGACACCTGGTTGAACACGGTGGCGTCCTGTGCCGTGGACAACCACCGCAAGGCGGCGCGGACTCCGGAGGAGGCGGGGATGCCATTGCTCCGCAGGCCGTTCGTGCCGTCTCCGGCGGACGCGATGCTGCTGGCCATGGGGGCGGGTGTCCGGGAGGAGCTGCCCCAGTGGCTGGAGCGGATCGCGTAG
- a CDS encoding YbhB/YbcL family Raf kinase inhibitor-like protein, which translates to MTDQSRAPLPHAFHPEVHAFTVESDDLAPGADLGDAQVLAGGNRSPQLRWEGFPAGTKSFAVTCFDPDAPTGSGFWHWVLFDLPASVTELPAGAGSGSFPGLPAGAVHVRNDYGTRDFGGAAPPAGERHRYVFTVYAVDTEKLGPDADVSPAVVGFNLRFHTLGRAQLIGEFEAPAS; encoded by the coding sequence GTGACCGACCAGAGCAGAGCGCCCCTTCCGCACGCGTTCCACCCCGAGGTGCACGCCTTCACCGTCGAGAGCGACGATCTCGCGCCGGGGGCGGACCTGGGTGACGCGCAGGTGCTGGCGGGCGGGAACCGTTCGCCGCAGCTGCGGTGGGAGGGGTTCCCGGCGGGGACGAAGAGCTTCGCCGTGACCTGTTTCGACCCCGACGCCCCGACGGGCAGCGGGTTCTGGCACTGGGTGCTCTTCGATCTGCCGGCTTCGGTCACGGAGCTGCCGGCCGGGGCGGGCAGCGGCTCGTTCCCCGGGCTTCCGGCCGGGGCGGTGCACGTACGGAACGACTACGGCACCCGTGACTTCGGCGGGGCGGCTCCTCCGGCCGGGGAGCGTCACCGGTACGTGTTCACCGTCTATGCGGTGGACACGGAGAAGCTGGGTCCGGACGCGGACGTCTCGCCCGCGGTGGTCGGGTTCAATCTGCGGTTCCACACGCTGGGCCGTGCGCAGCTGATCGGTGAATTCGAGGCCCCGGCGAGCTGA
- a CDS encoding DUF1015 domain-containing protein, with product MTTPGTEEHGVRDGLRLMPFHGLRYVPERVGSLAAVTSPPYDVVVRPDGLHHLESADPHNIVRLILPQADTPDARNEQAARTLHDWLAEGILSADPEPGLYVYEQRKGDMLQRGIIGALALSTADAGIVLPHEDVMPHVVTDRAGLMRATSANLEPLLLTYRSDDDPAAAPGAAEIVEATAARPPLLRTTTEDGFCHRLWAITDPAELAAVTADLGHRQALIADGHHRWATYLRLQEEHQSPTPWDFGLVLLVDTARYPLQVRAIHRMLRRLPVADALAALDGSFRVRPVDGPLSAALTALGEASARGNAFLLTGDGGFHLVSDPDPALIDRTVRHDRPEAWRRLDATVLHATLLDTLWQVPDSAEHIVYIHDTEATVDMAERSGGTAVLMHPVREDVVRELARQGVTMPRKSTSFGPKPATGLVLRSLD from the coding sequence ATGACCACACCTGGTACCGAGGAACACGGAGTGCGCGACGGACTGCGCCTGATGCCCTTCCACGGGCTGCGCTACGTCCCGGAGCGCGTCGGCAGCCTCGCCGCCGTCACCTCGCCCCCCTACGACGTGGTCGTCCGACCTGACGGACTCCACCACCTGGAGTCCGCGGATCCCCACAACATCGTCCGGCTGATCCTCCCGCAGGCCGACACCCCCGACGCGCGCAACGAACAGGCCGCCCGGACCCTGCACGACTGGCTCGCCGAGGGCATCCTCAGCGCCGACCCGGAGCCCGGCCTGTACGTGTACGAGCAGCGCAAGGGCGACATGCTCCAGCGCGGGATCATCGGCGCGCTCGCCCTCTCCACGGCCGACGCCGGGATCGTGCTGCCGCACGAGGACGTCATGCCGCATGTGGTCACCGACCGCGCCGGTCTGATGCGCGCCACCTCGGCCAACCTCGAACCGCTGCTGCTCACCTACCGCAGCGACGACGACCCGGCGGCGGCCCCCGGCGCGGCGGAGATCGTCGAGGCCACCGCCGCCCGGCCGCCGCTGCTGCGCACCACCACCGAGGACGGCTTCTGCCACCGGCTGTGGGCCATAACCGACCCCGCCGAGCTGGCCGCCGTCACCGCCGACCTGGGCCACCGCCAGGCGCTCATCGCCGACGGCCACCACCGCTGGGCGACGTACCTGCGCCTCCAGGAGGAACACCAGAGCCCCACCCCGTGGGACTTCGGCCTGGTCCTGCTGGTGGACACCGCCCGCTACCCGCTCCAGGTCCGCGCCATCCACCGGATGCTGCGCCGCCTGCCGGTGGCCGACGCTCTGGCCGCGCTGGACGGCTCGTTCCGGGTCCGCCCGGTCGACGGCCCGCTGTCGGCCGCGCTGACCGCCCTCGGCGAGGCCTCCGCCCGGGGCAACGCCTTCCTGCTCACCGGAGACGGCGGCTTCCACCTGGTCAGCGATCCCGACCCGGCGCTGATCGACCGCACGGTCCGCCACGACCGCCCGGAGGCCTGGCGCCGGCTGGACGCGACCGTGCTGCACGCGACCCTGCTGGACACCCTGTGGCAGGTCCCCGACTCGGCCGAGCACATCGTGTACATCCACGACACCGAGGCCACCGTCGACATGGCCGAGCGCAGCGGCGGCACGGCGGTGCTGATGCATCCGGTACGGGAGGACGTGGTCCGGGAGCTGGCCCGCCAGGGCGTCACGATGCCCCGGAAGTCCACGTCCTTCGGCCCGAAGCCGGCCACCGGGCTGGTCCTGCGCAGCCTGGACTGA
- a CDS encoding DNA-3-methyladenine glycosylase, translated as MSARPDRTPLTRAFFDRPALTVAPDLLGRTLVRRGPEGPIELRITEVEAYEGESDPGSHAYRGRTARNASMFGPPGHAYVYFIYGMWFSLNLVCGPPDHASGVLLRAGEITLGADLARKRRLSARTDKELAKGPARLATALAVDRSLDGADLCAGPDAPLSVLTGIPTHSDLVSTGPRTGVGGAGADHPYRFWITRDPTVSPYRAHAPRRRST; from the coding sequence ATGAGCGCGCGCCCCGACCGTACGCCCCTGACCCGGGCATTCTTCGACCGCCCGGCCCTCACCGTGGCCCCGGACCTGCTCGGCCGCACCCTGGTCCGGCGCGGCCCGGAAGGACCGATCGAGCTCCGCATCACGGAGGTGGAGGCGTACGAAGGGGAGAGCGACCCGGGCTCCCACGCCTACCGCGGGCGCACGGCGCGCAACGCGTCGATGTTCGGCCCGCCCGGACACGCGTACGTCTACTTCATCTACGGCATGTGGTTCAGCCTCAACCTGGTGTGCGGCCCCCCGGACCACGCGAGCGGTGTCCTGCTCCGGGCCGGCGAGATCACCCTGGGCGCCGATCTGGCCCGCAAACGTCGACTCTCGGCCAGAACGGACAAGGAACTGGCCAAAGGCCCGGCCCGCCTCGCGACCGCCCTCGCCGTGGACCGTTCCCTCGACGGCGCCGACCTCTGCGCCGGCCCGGATGCCCCCTTGTCCGTCCTTACGGGCATCCCCACCCATTCCGACCTGGTCAGTACGGGCCCCCGCACCGGAGTGGGCGGCGCAGGCGCGGATCATCCGTACCGGTTCTGGATCACCAGGGACCCCACCGTGAGCCCGTACCGGGCCCATGCGCCACGCCGCCGCTCAACTTGA
- a CDS encoding HAD hydrolase-like protein produces the protein MTRQSRTRPAGSERSLHQAYDTALLDLDGVVYAGGEAIVHAVDSLLAARADGMHLAYVTNNALRTPDAVAGHLTELGIPSEAAEVITSAQAVARLIADQVPAGSKVLVIGGEGLRVALRERGLEPVESADEEDLAAVVQGFGGPDLPWSRFAEASFAIARGVPWFASNTDLTIPSARGIAPGNGAAVEVVRIATGAEPQVAGKPLPPMHRETILRTGAERPLVVGDRLDTDIEGAFHGEVDSLLVLTGVTDGAQLLRAEPKYRPTYVDRDLRGLLTGQPEVTDAGEGFRCGAWTAAARDGVLELRAADGDGDGAGADSGGDGDPLDGLRALCAAAWTHAGDGSCTLDAGKALARLGL, from the coding sequence ATGACCCGGCAGAGCAGGACCAGGCCCGCGGGCAGCGAGCGCAGTCTGCACCAGGCGTACGACACGGCTCTGCTGGACCTCGACGGGGTGGTGTACGCGGGGGGCGAGGCGATCGTGCACGCCGTGGATTCGCTGCTGGCGGCCCGGGCCGACGGGATGCACCTCGCGTACGTGACGAACAACGCGCTGCGGACCCCCGACGCCGTCGCCGGGCACCTCACCGAGCTGGGCATCCCGTCGGAGGCGGCCGAGGTGATCACCTCGGCGCAGGCGGTGGCCCGGCTGATCGCCGACCAGGTGCCGGCGGGTTCGAAGGTGCTGGTCATCGGTGGCGAGGGGCTGCGGGTGGCGCTGCGCGAGCGCGGGCTGGAGCCGGTGGAGTCGGCGGACGAGGAGGACCTGGCCGCGGTGGTCCAGGGCTTCGGCGGGCCCGACCTGCCGTGGAGCCGGTTCGCCGAGGCGTCCTTCGCGATCGCGCGCGGGGTGCCGTGGTTCGCGTCGAACACCGACCTGACGATCCCGAGCGCGCGCGGGATCGCGCCGGGCAACGGCGCGGCGGTGGAGGTCGTACGGATCGCCACGGGCGCCGAGCCGCAGGTGGCGGGGAAGCCGCTGCCCCCGATGCACCGCGAAACGATCCTGCGGACCGGGGCCGAGCGGCCGCTGGTGGTCGGGGACCGGCTGGACACCGACATCGAGGGCGCCTTCCACGGGGAGGTGGACTCGCTGCTCGTGCTGACCGGGGTGACGGACGGGGCCCAGCTGCTGCGGGCGGAGCCGAAGTACCGGCCGACGTACGTGGACCGGGACCTGCGGGGTCTGCTGACCGGGCAGCCCGAGGTGACGGACGCCGGGGAGGGCTTCCGCTGCGGGGCGTGGACCGCGGCCGCGCGGGACGGCGTACTGGAGCTGCGCGCGGCGGACGGCGACGGCGACGGCGCGGGCGCGGACTCCGGTGGTGACGGCGATCCGCTGGACGGGCTGAGGGCGCTGTGCGCGGCGGCCTGGACGCACGCCGGGGACGGGTCCTGCACGCTGGACGCGGGCAAGGCGCTGGCCCGGCTGGGGCTGTAG
- a CDS encoding tetratricopeptide repeat protein, whose product MKRLPIDDDVTGHEIDPDVRQELLSLPKGLAEEVSRNLVMVARLIDEDPEQAYAYARIALRLASRVAAVREAAGFAAYATQKYSEALAEFRAAKRMTGSVELWPVMADCERGLGRPERALAMAGEPEVQKLDKAGQVEMRLVAAGARRDMGQLDAAIVTLQSPELASASVQPWTARLRYAYADALLANGREDEAREWFAKTIESDKDGSTDASDRLAELDGVEFVDAMSDEDREALSDEDRRVQDADDSGVAEYYDEDDDEYEASEAREIDDEDDEDELMARAEADADVDVTDEIPVEDEVEDEDEVAIADEIGREFEDKGRDKA is encoded by the coding sequence ATCAAGCGCCTCCCGATCGACGACGACGTCACCGGTCACGAGATCGACCCGGACGTTCGCCAGGAGCTGCTGAGCCTGCCGAAGGGTCTCGCCGAGGAGGTCTCGCGCAACCTGGTCATGGTGGCCCGGCTGATCGACGAGGACCCGGAGCAGGCCTACGCCTACGCCCGTATCGCCCTGCGTCTCGCTTCCCGCGTCGCCGCGGTCCGCGAGGCCGCCGGCTTCGCGGCGTACGCCACGCAGAAGTACAGCGAGGCGCTCGCCGAGTTCCGTGCCGCCAAGCGGATGACCGGTTCGGTCGAGCTGTGGCCCGTCATGGCCGACTGCGAGCGCGGCCTCGGCCGTCCGGAGCGGGCGCTGGCGATGGCAGGCGAGCCCGAGGTGCAGAAGCTGGACAAGGCCGGCCAGGTCGAGATGCGTCTGGTCGCGGCCGGTGCCCGGCGGGACATGGGGCAGCTCGACGCCGCCATCGTGACCCTGCAGAGCCCGGAGCTGGCCTCGGCCAGCGTGCAGCCGTGGACCGCGCGCCTGCGCTACGCCTACGCCGACGCCCTGCTGGCCAACGGTCGCGAGGACGAGGCACGCGAGTGGTTCGCCAAGACGATCGAGTCCGACAAGGACGGTTCGACCGACGCCTCCGACCGGCTCGCCGAGCTGGACGGTGTCGAGTTCGTCGACGCGATGAGCGATGAGGACCGCGAGGCCCTCAGCGACGAGGACCGCCGGGTCCAGGACGCCGACGACTCGGGTGTCGCCGAGTACTACGACGAGGACGACGACGAGTACGAGGCGTCCGAAGCCCGCGAGATCGACGACGAGGACGACGAGGACGAGCTGATGGCCCGCGCCGAGGCGGACGCCGACGTCGACGTCACCGACGAGATCCCGGTCGAGGACGAGGTCGAGGACGAGGACGAGGTCGCGATCGCCGACGAGATCGGCCGCGAGTTCGAGGACAAGGGCCGCGACAAGGCCTGA
- a CDS encoding sporulation protein, with translation MGFRKLFASLGAGGASVDTIITEPNVVPGGIVQGEVRLQGGSVEQQIQGLNIGLQARVEVEGGDQEHKQDIVFAKQRLGGAFQVQPGALHVVPFSLEIPWETPVTHFGGQHLHGMNLGVSTELEIARAVDAGDLDPINVHPLPAQQALLDAFGQLGFRFRSADMERGHIRGTRQTLPFYQEIEFLPPSQYRGLNQVELTFIADGREMDVVLEMDKKPGLFSEGSDTYRCFQVGLQSYQGTDWAGYLNQWIASVGSQRNWF, from the coding sequence ATGGGGTTCAGGAAGCTGTTCGCGAGCCTGGGTGCCGGTGGTGCTTCGGTGGACACGATCATCACCGAGCCGAACGTGGTGCCGGGCGGGATCGTCCAGGGCGAGGTCCGCCTCCAGGGCGGATCCGTGGAGCAGCAGATCCAGGGGCTGAACATCGGTCTCCAGGCCCGGGTCGAGGTGGAGGGCGGCGACCAGGAGCACAAGCAGGACATCGTCTTCGCCAAGCAGCGGCTCGGTGGCGCCTTCCAGGTGCAGCCGGGCGCGCTGCACGTGGTGCCGTTCAGCCTGGAGATCCCGTGGGAGACGCCGGTCACCCACTTCGGGGGTCAGCACCTGCACGGGATGAACCTCGGGGTGAGCACCGAGCTGGAGATCGCGCGGGCGGTGGACGCGGGTGACCTGGACCCGATCAACGTGCACCCGCTCCCGGCGCAGCAGGCGCTGCTGGATGCCTTCGGGCAGCTCGGCTTCCGTTTCCGCAGCGCGGACATGGAGCGCGGGCACATCCGGGGGACGCGGCAGACGCTGCCCTTCTACCAGGAGATCGAGTTCCTGCCGCCGTCGCAGTACCGGGGGCTGAACCAGGTCGAGCTGACCTTCATCGCCGACGGCCGTGAGATGGACGTCGTCCTGGAGATGGACAAGAAGCCGGGTCTGTTCTCCGAGGGCAGCGACACCTACCGGTGCTTCCAGGTCGGGCTGCAGTCCTACCAGGGGACCGACTGGGCGGGCTATCTGAACCAGTGGATCGCTTCCGTCGGTTCGCAGCGCAACTGGTTCTAG
- a CDS encoding sulfite exporter TauE/SafE family protein: protein MALSIWEALAVFAAGIGAGTINTIVGSGTLITFPVLLATGLSPVTANVSNTLGLVPGSISGAIGYRKELKGQGARILRLGAVSLVGGLAGAVLLLNLPSDSFNMIVPVLIGIALVLVVLQPRIAASVRRRQEAAGGDGPHPDGGPVLLTGMTLASAYGGYFGAAQGVIYLGLMGSLLREDMQRLNAVKNILAALVNGVAAVFFLFVADFDWTAVLLIAVGSTLGGQIGAKVGRRLPPAALRALIVVVGLVAIVQLLLR, encoded by the coding sequence ATGGCCTTGTCCATCTGGGAAGCACTCGCGGTCTTCGCGGCCGGCATCGGCGCCGGCACCATCAACACCATCGTCGGCTCCGGCACCCTGATCACCTTCCCGGTGCTCCTGGCCACCGGCCTGTCACCGGTCACCGCCAACGTGTCCAACACCCTCGGCCTGGTGCCCGGTTCGATCAGCGGAGCCATCGGCTACCGCAAGGAACTGAAGGGACAGGGCGCCCGGATCCTGCGTCTGGGCGCCGTGTCCCTCGTCGGCGGCCTCGCGGGAGCCGTCCTGCTGCTCAACCTGCCGTCCGACTCGTTCAACATGATCGTGCCGGTCCTGATCGGAATCGCCCTCGTGCTCGTCGTCCTCCAGCCGCGGATCGCCGCTTCCGTGCGCCGACGCCAGGAGGCCGCCGGGGGCGACGGCCCGCACCCCGACGGCGGTCCGGTCCTGCTGACCGGAATGACGCTCGCCAGTGCCTACGGCGGCTATTTCGGAGCCGCCCAGGGCGTGATCTACCTCGGCCTGATGGGCTCGCTGCTCCGCGAGGACATGCAGCGGCTCAACGCCGTCAAGAACATCCTCGCGGCGTTGGTCAACGGCGTCGCGGCGGTGTTCTTCCTCTTCGTCGCCGACTTCGACTGGACGGCCGTCCTGCTCATCGCCGTCGGCTCCACGCTCGGCGGCCAGATCGGCGCCAAGGTCGGCCGGCGTCTGCCGCCGGCCGCCCTGCGCGCACTGATCGTCGTGGTCGGCCTCGTGGCCATCGTCCAGCTGCTGCTCCGCTGA